In a genomic window of Bubalus bubalis isolate 160015118507 breed Murrah chromosome 17, NDDB_SH_1, whole genome shotgun sequence:
- the AIFM3 gene encoding apoptosis-inducing factor 3: protein MGGCFSKPKPVELKIEVVLPEKDRGKEELSTGGKGSPRAYQGNGAARHFHADERLPAPHPYPGAQDCVEAAVCHVKDLENGQMREVELGWGKALLVKDSGELHALGHKCPHYGAPLVKGVLSRGRVRCPWHGACFNVSTGDLEDFPGLDSLHKFQVKIEKEKVYIRASKQALQLQRRTKVMATCISPSAGYSGSTNVLIVGAGAAGLVCAETLRQEGFSDRIVLCTLDRHLPYDRPKLSKSLDAQPEQLALRPKEFFRAHGIEVLTEAQVVTVDVRNKKAVFKDGFKLEYSKLLLAPGSSPKALSCKGKDVENVFTIRTPEDANRVMRLARGRNAVVVGAGFLGMEVAAYLTEKAHSVSVVEVEETPFRRFLGERVGHALMKMFENNRVKFYMQTEVSELRAQEGKLKEVVLKSSKVVRADVCVVGIGAVPATGFLRQSGITLDSRGFIPVNKMMQTNVPGVFAAGDAVTFPLAWRNNRKVNIPHWQMAHAQGRVAAQNMLAQEAEISTVPYLWTSMFGKSLRYAGYGEGFDDVIIQGDLDELKFVAFYTKGDEVISVASMNYDPIVSKVAEVLASGRTIRKREVETGDMSWLTGKGS from the exons ATGGGCGGCTGCTTCTCCAAGCCCAAGCCAG TGGAGCTCAAGATCGAGGTGGTGCTGCCTGAGAAGGACCGGGGTAAGGAGGAGCTGTCCACCGGCGGCAAGGGCAGCCCCCGGGCCTACCAGGGCAACGGCGCCGCCCGCCACTTCCACGCGGACGAGCgcctgcccgccccccacccctaccccggCGCCCAGGACTGCGTGGAGGCCGCCGTCTGCCACGTCAAGGACCTGGAGAACGGCCA GATGCGGGAggtggagctgggctgggggaaggcGCTGCTGGTGAAGGACAGCGGGGAGCTTCACGCCCTGGGCCACAAGTGTCCGCACTACGGCGCGCCCCTGGTGAAAG GAGTGCTGTCCCGTGGCCGGGTCCGCTGCCCCTGGCACGGCGCCTGCTTCAACGTCAGCACCGGGGACCTGGAGGACTTCCCGGGCCTGGACAGTCTGCACAAGTTCCAG GTGAAGATCGAGAAAGAGAAGGTGTACATCCGGGCCAGCAAGCAG GCCTTGCAGCTGCAGCGAAGGACCAAGGTGATGGCCACGTGCATCTCGCCAAGCGCCGGCTACAGCGGCAGCACCAACGTGCTGATCGTGGGCGCAG GGGCAGCCGGTCTGGTGTGCGCGGAGACGCTGCGGCAGGAGGGCTTCTCAGACCGGATCGTGCTGTGCACGCTGGACCGCCACCTTCCCTACGACCGGCCGAAGCTCAGCAAG TCGCTGGACGCACAGCCGGAGCAGCTGGCCCTGAGGCCCAAGGAGTTCTTCCGAGCCCACGGCATCGAGGTGCTCACCGAGGCCCAG GTGGTCACGGTGGACGTGAGGAACAAGAAGGCTGTGTTCAAGGATGGCTTCAAGCTGGAGTACAGCAAGCTACTGCTGGCGCCTGGGAGCAG CCCCAAGGCCCTGAGCTGCAAAGGCAAAGACGTGGAGAACGTGTTCACCATCCGGACTCCGGAGGACGCCAACCGCGTGATGAGGCTGGCCCGGGGCCGCAACGCCGTGGTCGTGGGGGCCGGCTTCCTGG GGATGGAGGTGGCCGCCTACCTGACTGAGAAGGCGCACTCGGTGTcggtggtggaggtggaggagaCACCCTTCAGGAGGTTCCTGGGGGAGCGCGTCGGCCACGCCCTCATGAAG ATGTTTGAGAACAACCGCGTCAAGTTCTACATGCAGACTGAGGTGTCGGAGCTGCGGGCCCAGGAGGGCAAG CTGAAGGAGGTCGTGCTGAAGAGCAGCAAGGTGGTGCGGGCCGACGTCTGCGTGGTGGGCATCG GCGCGGTGCCTGCCACGGGCTTCCTGAGGCAGAGCGGCATCACTCTGGACTCCCGCGGCTTCATCCCCGTCAACAAG aTGATGCAGACCAATGTCCCTGGTGTGTTTGCGGCTGGCGACGCTGTCACCTTCCCTCTGGCCTGGAGGAACAACCGCAAAGTGAACATTCCCCACTGGCAGATGGCTCACGCCCAGG GGCGCGTGGCGGCCCAGAACATGCTGGCGCAGGAGGCGGAGATCAGCACGGTGCCCTACCTGTGGACCTCCATGTTCGGCAAGAGCCTGCGCTACGCAG GTTACGGAGAAGGCTTCGACGACGTCATTATCCAAGGGGATCTGGACGAGCTCAAGTTCGTGGCTTTTTACACCAA GGGCGACGAGGTGATCTCCGTGGCCAGCATGAACTACGACCCTATCGTGTCTAAGGTGGCTGAGGTTCTGGCCTCCGGCCGCACTATCCGGAAGCGGGAAGTGGA GACCGGTGACATGTCCTGGCTCACAGGGAAAGGCTCCTGA